TTTGACTAGAGGAAAAAAATATGAGAATTCGAGGCATAGTTTATGGAATTTCGAGGTACGTATGACTTTTTTAATAATACAACAACATTGAGTAGAGCGCTCACTTTATATTATGGTGGTTGGGAAATTTGTAAATCGTTACATAGTTTTGGGCCAGCTATAAGACAGCATTATTTATTGCATTATGTGACAAAAGGAAAGGGCAAATTATGGATTAATGATGCTCAAAATACTTGTTATGAAATTGGGGAAAATACGATATTTTTGATAAGACCAGGCGTTATTACTACATATACAGCGGATAAAGACGAGCCTTGGGAATATTGCTGGATTTGTATAGACGGCTATGATGTGCCAGATATTTTACGAGATTGTGGTTTTTCCGAGAACAATTTATTATTTTTTGATAAAAGTGATGGAAAAGTTAGAAATGCTTTACTCAAATTTGTGTTTTCTTGCAGACGTAACAAACATAATAAATATACAATGTTGAGTTTACTGTACAATTTTTTTGCTCATATGAAAAAAGAATTAAAAAAAGAAAATGTAAAATCTATCTACGTAGAAAAAGCTATAGATTATATTTTTGAAAATTATAATAAGAATATCACTATAGCCGATATATCAAATTATCTAAATATAGATAGAACGTATTTATATCGCTTGTTTAAAAAGGAATGTGGTATTTCACCGCAAAAGTATTTGCTAAATTTTCGTTTAAGAGTGGCTGTAAATAAATTAGAATGTACTCAGCTTTCAATTATGGAGATTGCTGAACTTTGTGGTTTTAATGATGTGTCATCTTTTTGTCATCAGTTTAAGAAGGCTTATAATGATACACCACTTAATTATCGCAAATATCCTCGACCAGATTTGAGTATATAAAAAAACCGGACAGATGTCCGGCTTTTTTTATTAAAAGAAAAGCCCTTAGTATTATACTAAGGGGTGAGTAAAGAATGTATATAAGTCCTAGCAAAAAAATTATATTAGATTTTTAAAAGTTTGTCAATACAAAATATAAACAAAATCGATTTAAATATAGATTTTATATATTCAAGGATTAGATTTTAATCTATGTTATTTAAAATAGCTTCAGTCATAGTTTTTGTATCAGCTTTTTTGAAGCCTTCTTTATATAAATCTAATGTGCGATATCCTTGAGCTAAAGCTTTATCTACAGCTTGTTCAATATCATCAGCAGCTTTATCTTCATTGAGAGAATAACGAAGTAACATAGCAGCAGATAAAATTGTAGCAACTGGATTTGCAATGCCTTTGCCTGCAATATCTGGTGCAGAACCATGAATTGGTTCATAAAGGCTAGTAGAAAAACCGATGCTTGCAGATGGTAACATGCCGATAGAACCACTTAAAACAGCTGCTTCATCGCTTAAAATATCGCCAAAGAGATTGCCTGTAACAATTACATCAAATTGAGATGGATTGATAGCAAGCTGCATAGCACAGTTATCTACATAAAGATTATCAAGTGCAACTTCTGGATAATTTTCAGCAACTTTAGCTGTAGTTCTTCTCCAAAGTCTGGAAGTTGCAAGAACGTTGGATTTATCAACGGAAGTTACTTTGTTTCTGCGTTTTTTAGCAGCTTCCATAGCGAATTTTACAATGCGTTCAACTTCTGGTACGGAATAGTTTTCTAAGTCCCAAGCGCGTTCAGCACCGTTGTGAATTTCACTTTCACATTTATCACCAAAGTAAATTCCACCGATTAATTCGCGCACGATTAAAATATCTGTGCCTTTGACGATATCTTCTTTAAGTGGAGAATATTCAACGAGTGCATCAGCCACTTTAACAGGGCGAAGGTTAGCATAAAGACCAAGGCCTTTTCTAAGTCCTAAAACAGCTTTTTCTGGACGAAGTGCTGGGTCTACATTGTCCCATTTTGGCCCGCCAACTGCGCCGAATAATACAGCATCAGCTGCTTTAGCTGCGTTTAAAGTTTCATCAGGAAGTGGAGTACCGCATAAATCATAAGCTGTACCACCTGCTGGATGTGTTTCGAATTCTAAATCTAAATTGTATTTTTCAGATACTTTTTTTAAAACGGCTACAGCGCTGTCAGTGATTTCACTGCCAATGCCATCGCCAGGAATTACAACGATTTTTCTGCTCATGAACATTAACCTTTCTGTTTAATATAGTTTATAAGTCCGCCAGCTTTAGCGATTTCTTGAACAAATCCAGGAAGTGGAACGGCATGGAATGTATCACCAGTGGTTAAATTTTCAATAGTACCAGTAGAAATATCAACGCGTAATTTATCATTAGCATGGATTTTTTCTACATCATCGCCGATTTCTAAAAGTGGAAGACCTGTGTTAATGCTGTTTCTGTAGAAAATACGTGCAAAGCTTGCAGCGATTACAACAGTGATGCCACTAGCTTTGATTGCAACTGGAGCATGTTCACGAGAAGAGCCACAACCGAAGTTTTTGCCGCCGACCATGATATCGCCTGCTTGTACATTAGTGGCAAATGTTTCATCAATGTCCACCATGCAATGAGAAGCGAGTTCTTTTGGGTCAAATGAATTTAAATAACGAGCTGGAATAATTACATCTGTATCAATATTGTCGCCATAGCGCCAAACTTTTCCTTCTAATTTTTCTGCCATTTTATTTAACCTCCTCAGGAGTTGCTATTTTGCCTAAAATTGCACTAGCTGCCGCAACGAATGGGCCTGCTAAATAAACTTCACTGTCAACGTGTCCCATACGACCGCGGAAGTTACGGTTTGTAGTGGAAACGCAACGTTCGCCAGCAGTCATGATACCCATATGAGCACCGAGGCAAGGACCGCAAGTAGGTGTGCTTACAGCGGCGCCAGCTTCGATAAATGTATCGATATAACCAGCATGAATAGCATCTAAGTACACTTGTTGACTACCAGGAATAATGATGCAACGAACATGTGGATGAACTTTATGTCCTTTGAGAATAGAAGCTGCGATTGCGAGGTCTTCCAATCTGCCATTTGTACAAGAGCCGATTACAACTTGGTCGATAGTGATAGGTTCTTTAATGGATTCAACAGTATGTGTATTTTCTGGAAGATGAGGGAACGCTACAACAGGTTTTAATTCAGAAAGATTGATTTCTACTGTTTGGCAATATTTAGCATCTGGGTCAGCAGATACGACTTCATATGGTTTAGTTACGCGGTCTTTGATATATTCAAGAGTTTTTTCATCAACTGGGAATATGCCGTTTTTAGCACCAGCTTCAATAGCCATATTAGCGATAGTTAAACGGTCAGTCATAGAAAGTTCACTGATGCCATCGCCTGCAAATTCAAGAGATTTATATAAAGCGCCATCTACGCCAATCATGCCGATTAATGTGAGCATTACATCTTTACCGCAGATATTAGCTGGTTTTTTGCCTGTGATATTTACTTTAATACTTTCAGGAACTTTAAACCAAGCTTGACCAGTAGCGAGAGCAACACCGAGGTCTGTAGAACCTACGCCAGTGGAGAAACCGCCGAGAGCGCCATATGTACATGTATGGGAGTCAGCGCCAATTGTGAGCATACCAGGAGCTACGATACCTTTTTCTGGTAAGATAACGTGTTCAATGCCGACACGACCTACTTCAAAGTAGTTTACAATATTGTTTTTATGAGCAAAATCACGCACGATTTTAGAAAGACCAGCTGATTTAATATCTTTGTTAGGTGTAAAGTGGTCTGGTACGAGAGCAATTTTTGTATTATCGAATACAGGTTTACCGATTTTTTCAAATTCTTTAATTGCAGGTGGAGCCGTTACATCATTAGCAAGAACCATATCGAGGTCACAAGTAATGAGCTGTCCCGGTGTTACCTGAGAAACTCCAGCATGTTTTGCCAGAATTTTTTCTGTCATTGTCATTCCCATGGAATATCCCTCCAAATTTTATTTTAAGTTAACAAATTAACAATATCATTAAAAGATATAATATTACAAATAAAAAAAATTTGTCAAGAGTAATGTTTTTTATTGGCTTTTTGTAAAAATTTATTACAAATAGTATTTTATAGATGTATTTTTAGTGGGCGATGATTTTAAGAAAAATATTTTAGTTTAGTAGTATAGAAGTTTTATTAAAAAATAAATATTGGTTTATACTAATACTTATGATAAAATTTTTCTATAGAAAAAAGAAACCAATATAAAGGAGATGGTGTAATGAAAAAATATTTGAGTTCTATGGTTATTATGATGTGTATTTTGTTGTCAGTAACGGTGGTTAGTGCTGAACAGGCTGAATGGAAAGCAGAAGATTATGATATAGATAAAATACAGAAAATATATATTGAATACGATATAGATAAAAATGATGGTGTATCATTTTCAGATTTAGAGAATTTAAAAATTCTACAATCTTTAAATGAGAATAGAAAATATATGAAAAAATATAAACTTGTGAATAATAAAGATATGGCAGATGCAGTATTGTCCATAAAGATGTTAAGTTGGGGAACGAATAAACATTGGGCAAATGAACAAAAAGTTACACAAAATCAAACGATTAGTCATAAAGATAAAGATGGAAAAATGTCATCTGTGACAATTCCTGTAATAGTGACTAATCCAGGGTATTATTATTATACGCAGTATTTTTCAGCTAAATTTGTATTAAAAGATAAAGAAGATAATACTATCTTTGAAAGAGTAGATAATAGAGAAGATGAAAAAAAGGCATATGATATGTTTAATCGAGCAGTGAAAGATTTTTATAAAGATGTCAATTCTTTAAAATAAAATGTAAATTTGTATACTAAACTCTTGCAAAAAATTATCCTATATGGTAAGGTATTAATCAGCGACTTAAAATATAAAATACCGTGAAAAGGATTAGTAAAAATTTTTGAACTTGTAGAGAGCTGTTGATTGGTGCAAAACAGTAGGAATGAAATTTTGAACTCACCTTGGAGTAGCTGACTGAAAGCTATGGTTGATAGTTAGTAGGAAAAGCCGGAACCTGACCGTTATAAAGGATAATGAGTGCATGCAGTATTTTAATGCTGCATGAATAAGAGTGGTAACGCGTAAGTAATAGCTTTCGTCTCTGGTGGAGATGGAAGCTTTTTTTATTATATAAATTTAGTAAATGGAGGAATCTTTCAATGATGAATGTGAATAAATACACTAAAGGTTATTTTATGCCACCTGTTGTGGATATGAATTGGGCAAAAAAAGAATATCCAGATAAAGCACCAATTTGGTGCAGTGTAGACCTTCGTGATGGCAATCAGGCACTTATCATTCCGATGAGTCTTGATGAAAAAATAGAGTTTTATAAACATTTGGTTGCTATAGGATTTAAAGAAATTGAAGTTGGTTTTCCAGCAGCTTCTGAAACTGAATATGAATTTTTGCGTACTCTTGTAGAAAAAGATTTAATCCCTGATGATGTAACAGTTCAGGTATTAACTCAGGCTCGTGAACACATCATTAAAAGAACATTTGAAGCTTTAGATGGTGTAAAAAATGCAATTGTACACGTATATAACTCTACTTCTGTAGCTCAGCGTCAACAAGTATTTAAAAAATCAAAAGAAGATATTAAAAAAATCGCTATTGATGGTGCAATTATGTTGAAAGAGCTTACAGAACAAGCTGGAGCTAAATATCGTTTTGAATATTCACCAGAAAGCTTTACTGGTACAGAACCAGAATATGCACTTGATGTATGCAATGGTGTACTTGATATTTGGAAACCACAAGCTGATAGAAAAGCAATCATCAATTTGCCAGCAACAGTACAGATGTCTATGCCACATGTATATGCTTCTCAAGTAGCATATATTTCTCAAAATCTTAAATATCGTGATAACGTTATATTATCACTTCATCCACATAATGATAGAGGCACAGGTGTTGCTGATTCTGAAATGGGTATTTTAGCTGGTGCTGACCGTATTGAAGGTACATTATTTGGTAATGGTGAACGCACAGGTAATGCTGATATCGTAACAATTGCTATGAATATGTTTGCACTTGGCGTTGACCCTAAACTTGATTTTTCTCATATGACAGACCTCATTGAAATGTATGAACGCGTAACACGTATGCACGTTTATGAACGTCAGCCATATTCTGGAAAACTCGTATTTGCAGCATTTTCTGGTTCACATCAAGATGCTATCGCTAAAGGCATGAAATGGCGCGAAGAACATAAAGAACCACATTGGACTGTACCATATCTCTTAATTGACCCAGAAGATGTTGGTCGTCATTATGATGCTGATGTTATTCGTATTAACAGCCAATCTGGTAAAGGTGGCGTAGCTTATGTAATGGAACAAAGCTATGGTTTGGATATTCCTAAAAAAATGCGTGAAGATTTTAGCTATCGTGTAAAAGATGTGTCTGACCATAAACATAAAGAACTTATGCCAGATGAAATTTATAAAATTTTCCATGATGTATATGTAAATGTAGAAGAACCATATAAATTAATTGATTTCTCTTTGTCAAAACAACAAGATGGTTCAATTAAAGGTCAAATTCATATTAGTGTTCATGGCGAAGAAAAAACTATTGAAGGCGAAGGAAATGGCCGTTTAGATGCTGTAAGCAATGCTTTACAAAAAGAATTTGGCATTAAATATACTAATTTGACATATAGTGAACATGCTATGGATATCGGTGCAACATCACGTGCGATGAGTTATATCGGTATTACTGCTGAAAATGGAGAAATCTCTTGGGGCGCAGGCATGGATACAGATATTATCACGTCTTCTGTAAAAGCTTTAATCAGTGCTATCAACCGTATGGAACATTAATATATTATTAGAGAAAATATCAATTTATGAAATTTAAATTTAGTGCAATATAATATAGAAGGTTTTTACAAATTTATTATATTGCACTAAATGTTTTTTTGTTTAATGGGGTTTATATTATTTTAGCTAGAGTAATATCTAAAAAAATGATATATAATAGAAGGAAACCTATTTAATAATTCAAGATAAGGTGGTTTAATAATGAGAAGTGATTTAGTAAAAAAAGGCCCAACTCGCTCTGCTCATCGTACATTATTCAGTGCTATGGGTTACAGTGCAGATGATTTGAAAAAACCTTTAGTAGGTATAGTTAATGCATTTAATGAAATAATTCCAGGTCATATTCATTTGCGTACAATCGCTGATGCAGCAAAACTCGGTGTAGCTGCTGCTGGTGGTACACCAATAGAATTTCCTGCAATCGGTGTTTGCGATGGTATCGCCATGGGTCATCCTGGCATGAAATTCTCTTTAGCTAGTCGTGAACTTATCGCTGACTCCATTGAAGCTATGGCAACTGCACATGCTTTTGATGGTCTTGTACTCATTCCAAACTGCGATAAAATCGTTCCTGGTATGCTCATGGCAGCCGCTCGTCTTAACATTCCATGTATCGTAGTAAGCGGTGGCCCTATGCTCGCTGGTAATTATAAAGGTAAAGTAGTTGACCTTAGTACTACATTTGAAGCTGCTGGTAAATATGTAGCTGGTAAAATGACAGAATGTGAATTACATGACTTAGAAGCTCATGCTTGCCCAGGTTGCGGTTCTTGTTCTGGTTTATTCACAGCAAACTCCATGAATTCCCTCACTGAAGTTTTAGGTATGGGTCTTCCTGGCAATGGTACAATTCCAGCTGCTTATATCGGTGCACGTGTAGCACTTGCTAAAAAAGCTGGTAATGTAATCATGGATTTAATCGCTAAAGATATAAAACCACGTGATATCTTAACAAAAGAAGCATTTGAAAATGCTATTACTGTAGATATGGGTATCGGTGGTTCTTCCAATACAGTTCTTCATTTAACTGCTATTGCACATGAAGCAGGCATTTCTCTTCCTGCACAATTATTTGATGAAATCAGTGCTAAAACTCCATACATCACTAAATTGAGCCCAGCAGGCACTCATCATATGCAAGATTTAAATGAAGCAGGCGGTATCAGTGCAGTAATGCATGAACTTAGCAAAAAAGGTCTCATTCATTTAGATGCAAAAACAGTAACTGGTACGATTGGTGATAGAATTAAAGATGCAGAAATTCTTCGTCCAGATGTAATCAGAACTGTAGATAATCCATATCGTAAAACTGGCGGTATTGCTATCTTAAAAGGTAATCTTTGCCCAGATAATGCTGTTGTTAAAGAAAGTGCTGTACAAGAAGATATGCTCGCATACAAAGGAACAGCAAAATGCTTTAACTCTGAAGAAGAAGCTATCGAAGCTATCACTGGTGGTAAAATTAAAGATGGCGATGTAGTTGTAATTCGCTATGAAGGACCAAAAGGTGGCCCTGGTATGCGTGAAATGCTCAATCCTACAGCTGTTATCGCTGGTATGGGCTTAAAAGTAGCACTCATCACAGATGGTCGTTTCTCTGGTGCAACTCGCGGTGCATGCATTGGACACGTTTCTCCAGAAGCTATGGCAGGTGGCCCAATCGCTTATGTTCAAGATGGTGATATCATCGATATCGACATTCCAGCACGTAAACTCAATGTACTTGTAAGTGATGAAGAAATGGCAAAACGCAAAGCTGCTTGGGTAAAACCAGAACCAAAAGTAAAAACAGGCTATTTATCTCGCTATGCTAAACTTACAACATCTGCAAACACAGGTGCAGTTTTGGAGTAATCAATATTGAATAGACAGAAGCGTATTGCGCTAATTAATGATATAACGGGTTTTGGTCGTTGCTCAATCACAGTGCAGTTGCCGTTGATATCAGCCATGAAAATACAAGCTTGTCCTCTTCCTACGGCAATATTATCAGCTCATACAGGTTTTCCTGTTTATTATATGGATGATTATACACGCCATATGGAAGAATATATGACGAATTGGGAACGACTCAATTTAGAATTTGATGGCATTGTAAGTGGATTTTTAAGTTCTAAGAAACAGATTGGTCTTGTACTAGAATTTGCTAAACGATTTAAACGAGAAAATACACTGTTTATTGTAGACCCTGTAATGGGTGATGGCGGTAGATTGTACTCTTCGTATGACGAAGCTTTATGTTTGGAAATGCGCAAATTGCTTTCTGTAGCTGATGTGATAACGCCTAATTTGACAGAGGTTTGTCAGCTTTTAGATTTGTCTTATCCAGATAAAATGCCTAGTCAAGAAGAACTTGATAAAATGGCAAAAGCTTTAAATGCTCAAGGGCCAAAACAGATAATCATAACTGGTTTAGTAGATGGAGATACTGTCTACAATTATATATACGAACAAGGAAAAAATTCGTATTTGCAAAAAAATAAACGTGTACCGGAAGAACATTCTGGTACAGGTGATGCTTTTGTAGCTATAGTAGCTGCTGCACTTGTCAAAGGTGAAAGCTTAATCAGTGCAGTACAAAAAGCAGCAGATTTTGTTGGTAAAGCAATGCTATATACAAATTCAATGCAAGTTCCTTGGAATTATGGTTTATGTTTTGAAGAGTATCTAACAGAATTAAAATAAAAATAAAAGCTATTGTACTAATAGTCTTAGTGCAATAGCTTTTTTGCTGAAAAAGGCAAATTTTGTAAAGTAATGAGTAGCTTTGTATGTTGAATTTTCAAGATTAAACGACTATAATTGCTTTATAATTATATTGAGACTAAGAAAAGAGGATATATATCTATGATTTTATACACTTTGCAGGATAATGGATATATTGATTTCAGTGAAAAGATAAAAATGTATCCTACAGAAAAATTTAATATGTACGTAAATATAACTAATAGATGTAATTGTAACTGTACATTTTGTTTGCGCCATTTAAAAGAAGACCATAAATTATGGCTTAAAGATGGTGAACCTTCAGTAGAAGAAATAAAACAAGCCTTTTTAAATGCTCCAATGGATAATGTAAAAGAAATTGTAATCTGTGGCTTTGGTGAACCTACTATTCGTCTTGATGATTTAATAAAAGTATTGAAATTCATTCGTGAAAAATATCCACAAATGAAAGTTCGCATGAATACGAATGGACTTAGTGATTTGGAATTTGGTAAAAGTACAGCTCCGATGTTTGAAGGCTTGCTCAATACGATTTCCATTAGTTTAAATGAATCGACAGCACAAAAATATTTAGATGTTACACGTAGTCGTTTTGGTATAAAATCATATAATGCTATGTTGGAATTTGCTAGCCAATGTAAAAAATACATTCCAAATGTCGTTGTGACAATAGTGGATATTATTGGCGAAGCAGAAATTGCAGCATGTAAAAAAGTTTGCGAGCAATATGGTTTAAATTTGCGCATTCGTAAATATGAAAAAAATTAAGCCAAGAAAGGACAACGTGGAGGCTGATTTATGATGGAGCATGGAATGACAAAATTATTATGGACTGAAATTGATTTAGATGTAATAGCTCAAAATATGCGTATTATTCGCGATTTAAGTAAATCAAAGGAAGTTGCAGCAGTAGTGAAAGCTGATGCTTATGGTCATGGTTCAGTGGCACTAGCAAAAACTTTACTTGAAAATGGTGCAACTCGTTTTGCTGTAGCACGCCTTGATGAAGCAATTGAACTCAGACATCACGGTATAACAGCTCCTATTTTTATTTTAGGTTATACTGACCCAGCACGTGCTAGTGAAGCTATTGCTTATAATGTAGATGTTTGTATGTATGATTATGAAGAAGCTAAAATCTTTTCTGCTGAAGCAGTAAAACAAAATAGTAAAGTAGCTTTTCATATAGCTATTGATACAGGTATGGAAAGAATTGGTTATAGACCAAATAGTGATAGCGTGGCAGAAATCGTGAAAATTAGTAAGTTGCCAAATGTAGTTTTAGAAGGGATTTTTACACATTTTTGTTTAGCTGATACTACAGATAAAACATTCACACATAAACAATATCAAAGATTTAAATGGGTTTGTGATGAATTGGCTAAACAGAATGTAAAAATAAATGTACATCATTGTGCTAATAGTGCAGCCATAATTGATTTACCGCAGTATCATTATGATATGGTGCGAGCAGGTGTAATATTGTATGGTATGGCACCATCTGATGAAGTGGATATCAAACATATAGGATTAAAACCAGCGATGAGTTTTAAATGTGAAGTGACTTTGGTAAAAACTGTCAATGCAGGTGAAGGAATAGGATATGGTCATAAATATATTGCAGATAGTAAAAGAACTATTGCCACTATCCCTGTGGGTTATGCTGATGGATATACGCGTCTTTTATCTGGCAAGGCAGAAGTTTTAATTCATGGAAAGAGAGCAAAAGTTGTCGGCAATATCTGTATGGACCAATGTATGGTCGATGTCACTGATATACCAGATGTAAAGGTGGGTGATGAGGTAGTGATATTTGGCACACAGGGCAATGAATGTATTTTGGCTGATGAATTAGCTGATAAACTCGGTACAATTAATTATGAAATTACTTGTATGATATCGCGCCGTGTACCAAGATTTTATTTAAAAGACCATGAAAGGGTATTTTATAAATCCTATTTAAGTGATTTAGCACTTAGTATGTACAATCTATAACTTTATTGATTAGTTTTTGGAAAGAGAGGGATTTATCTTGGGGACAGCTGCTTACATAGCCATAGCTATTTTTGTAGTGGCGTATATGCTTATTATTTCAGAAAAAATACATCGTACAGTCGTTGGTTTAACAGGTGCGATGTTGTTGATTTTATTGGGAATTTTAAGCCAAGAACAAGCGATAAGTCATATTGATTTTAATACAATAGGGCTTTTAATTGGTATGATGATAATTGTTAATATCACAAGTGAAACAGGTTTATTTAATTATTTGGCGATTTGGTCAGCTAAAAAAGTAAAGGCAAATCCTGTAAAGTTACTGATTGTATTAGCTGCATTAACAGCAGTTTGCTCAGCTTTCTTAGATAATGTAACAACAGTTTTACTTACTGTTCCTGTAACATTTGGTATTACAGCAAAGCTCAAAGTTCCAGTTAAACCGTTTTTAATCGCACAGATAATGTCATCTAATATTGGAGGTACAGCGACTTTAATCGGTGACCCACCTAATATCATGATAGGTAGTGCTGTGCCAGAATTGGATTTCATGGCATTTTTAACAAATTTAGGTGATATCTGTATTGTAATCTTCGTTGTGACAGTAGCTATTTTAGTAGGTATATATCACAAACAGCTTAAAACTAAACCTGAACTTCAAAAAGAAGTAATGAATATGAATGAAAAGAAGGAATTAAAAGATACAACACTTTTGAAAAAATGCTTGTTTGTATTGGCAATTACTATTATCACATTCGTATTACATTCTCAACTCGGTTTAGAATCTGCAACAGTAGCTTTAAGTGGTGCAGCTTTATTGATGCTCATAAGTATCAGCACTCGTGAAACTGCAATTGTTAGCATTTTAAGCAGATTGGAATGGCTCGCTATTTTCTTCTTTGTAGGTTTGTTCATTCTCGTTGGCGGTCTTGTTGAAACAGGTGTAATCAAAGCTATGGCAGCAGAAGCAATGAAAATCACTGAAGGAAACGTAACTACTACTACTATGCTCATCTTATGGCTCAGTGCAATAGCTTCCGCATTCATTGATAACATTCCATTTGTAGCAACTTTAATTCCAATGATAAAAGAAATGGGCGCTATGGGTATAACAAATCTCGAACCACTTTGGTGGGCATTATCACTCGGTGCTTGCTTAGGTGGCAATGGTACATTGATTGGCGCTAGTGCGAACGTCGTTGTTGCTGGTATGGCTAGTGCAAATGGCGTTAAATTGACATTCGTGGATTATTTAAAAATAGCATTTCCACTAATGATATTATCTATAATCATTTCCAGTGCGTATATTTACGTTAGATATTTATAATTTTAAATATAGTAAAAGGCTAGATGAATTTTCATCTAGCCTTTTTTGTGTTCATTGAGCATATATATTATTCTGGAGAGGTTTGAGAAAGTTTATTATTCATTTCTGTTTTGAAGATGTTGAAAATTTCTTGTAAACGTTCAACAGAAATACCTGTTCCATCAGAGAATTGTTTTAATCTTTCATCATCCGTCATATTTCTGTATTGGTTCATGAGTTCGTCGCGTTGTGCTTTGTCCATTTGTTTGAATTTGTCATGACCGGATTGAATGAAATCGCCTATGCTATCGACTTCTTGTTGAGAAATTTTACCTTCTTGGATTAATTTATTAGTGAAATCTCTGAGTCTTTGGTCTAAATTATCTTTTGGTGGTTTAACTTTGTTTGGATGTTTAGGAGGCATCGGACGTAAGATTTCTTTTAATGTGGAAACAGGGATTGTTGTGCTTTCGGAAAGACTTGCAAAATTAGCGTGTAAAGATAAATCATCGCGATTTTCACGGCGATATTGTGCAGCTTCTGGTTTTTCTAATTTACGTATTTCATCGAGAGCTTTTTGCT
The window above is part of the Megamonas hypermegale genome. Proteins encoded here:
- a CDS encoding pyridoxamine kinase, with the translated sequence MNRQKRIALINDITGFGRCSITVQLPLISAMKIQACPLPTAILSAHTGFPVYYMDDYTRHMEEYMTNWERLNLEFDGIVSGFLSSKKQIGLVLEFAKRFKRENTLFIVDPVMGDGGRLYSSYDEALCLEMRKLLSVADVITPNLTEVCQLLDLSYPDKMPSQEELDKMAKALNAQGPKQIIITGLVDGDTVYNYIYEQGKNSYLQKNKRVPEEHSGTGDAFVAIVAAALVKGESLISAVQKAADFVGKAMLYTNSMQVPWNYGLCFEEYLTELK
- a CDS encoding TatD family nuclease-associated radical SAM protein — protein: MILYTLQDNGYIDFSEKIKMYPTEKFNMYVNITNRCNCNCTFCLRHLKEDHKLWLKDGEPSVEEIKQAFLNAPMDNVKEIVICGFGEPTIRLDDLIKVLKFIREKYPQMKVRMNTNGLSDLEFGKSTAPMFEGLLNTISISLNESTAQKYLDVTRSRFGIKSYNAMLEFASQCKKYIPNVVVTIVDIIGEAEIAACKKVCEQYGLNLRIRKYEKN
- the alr gene encoding alanine racemase, with the protein product MMEHGMTKLLWTEIDLDVIAQNMRIIRDLSKSKEVAAVVKADAYGHGSVALAKTLLENGATRFAVARLDEAIELRHHGITAPIFILGYTDPARASEAIAYNVDVCMYDYEEAKIFSAEAVKQNSKVAFHIAIDTGMERIGYRPNSDSVAEIVKISKLPNVVLEGIFTHFCLADTTDKTFTHKQYQRFKWVCDELAKQNVKINVHHCANSAAIIDLPQYHYDMVRAGVILYGMAPSDEVDIKHIGLKPAMSFKCEVTLVKTVNAGEGIGYGHKYIADSKRTIATIPVGYADGYTRLLSGKAEVLIHGKRAKVVGNICMDQCMVDVTDIPDVKVGDEVVIFGTQGNECILADELADKLGTINYEITCMISRRVPRFYLKDHERVFYKSYLSDLALSMYNL
- a CDS encoding ArsB/NhaD family transporter, which codes for MLGTAAYIAIAIFVVAYMLIISEKIHRTVVGLTGAMLLILLGILSQEQAISHIDFNTIGLLIGMMIIVNITSETGLFNYLAIWSAKKVKANPVKLLIVLAALTAVCSAFLDNVTTVLLTVPVTFGITAKLKVPVKPFLIAQIMSSNIGGTATLIGDPPNIMIGSAVPELDFMAFLTNLGDICIVIFVVTVAILVGIYHKQLKTKPELQKEVMNMNEKKELKDTTLLKKCLFVLAITIITFVLHSQLGLESATVALSGAALLMLISISTRETAIVSILSRLEWLAIFFFVGLFILVGGLVETGVIKAMAAEAMKITEGNVTTTTMLILWLSAIASAFIDNIPFVATLIPMIKEMGAMGITNLEPLWWALSLGACLGGNGTLIGASANVVVAGMASANGVKLTFVDYLKIAFPLMILSIIISSAYIYVRYL